CCGTGCCAGGTGCCCCTTGCCGGCGCACCACTCCAGCGCCGCCTCCCCCGGGGCCAGGCGCACCCGCGGCAGGAAGGCCTCGATCTGGCGCCACTTGCGACCGCCGACATGCTGGCTCCACGCCTCGGGAAGCGGTTCGGGACGCGGCGCCAGCTCAGGCAGCGCACAGAGCGCCTCGAGCTCCGCCACCGGCAGCCACTCGACCAGAGGCGAGTCGATGAAGGGCTCGGCCTGCAGGCGGGCCAGGCGCTCCTCCCCCAGCGCCAGCAGCGCGGCCTGAAGCTCGGGGAAGGCCTCGGCCCAGGGCGGCGTGAGGTGCTGGAAGGGCTCGGGCCGCCACAGCAGCTGATGGCGCGCCAGCAGCTCGGTAAGGCGCGCCAGGCGCCGGGCGAGGCTCGGGGAGTCGGTCACGTCGGGTTCCAGGCGCAAAGCCTCAGATGGTGTTGCGCAGCCCCAGCTCGTAGGGGTGCGGGTCGAGGTAGGTCTGGGCGCGGATATAGTCGGAGCCGTGGCGCTTCAGGTAGTGGTTGAGCAGGCGGATCGGCACCGCCAGGGGCACATGCCCCAGGCGATAGTCCTCGATGGCGGTGAGCAGGTCCTGCCGGGTCTCGGCGTCCAGGGCCTCCTTGAGGTAGCCGAAGACGTGCATCAGGGCGTTGGTGTGGGTCTTGCGGGTAGCGGGCCGCGCCAGGGCCGCCATGAAGCGCTGCAGGTAGTGCGCCATGGCCTCGGCCAGCGGGCGCCGGCTCGATTCCGCCAGGTAGCGTCCCAGCTCGCGGTAGGTCTCCACATGGTGGGCCATCAGCAGGTACTTCTGGCGGCTGTGGAACTGCAGCAGCGCATGGTAGCCGGGTGTGGCCTCGACGTGGCGCTTCCAGTCGTCGTAGGCGTAGATCCGGGTGATGAAGTTCTCGCGCAGCACGGCATCGTTCATGCGCGCCTCCTCCTCCAGCGGCAGCTCGGGGAAGTGGCGGCGCAGCGCCCGCACGAAGGCGCCGGCATCGGAATGGCTGGGCATGCCGTTGTCGGGGCGGTAGACCTTGACCCGCGCCAGGCCGCAGCTGGGCGAGCCCTTCATCAGGATGAAGCCGCGCAGGTGGCGGTGGCCCTCGATGAAGGCCCGGCTGACGGCTTCCAGGCGCTCGGTGACATCGAGGCTGGCGTCCCGGGTGCCCACCACCCGGGGCGACTCCCCCTCGAGGCCGACCAGGCGGATCGGCTCCCGGGGCACTCCCAGGCCGGCCTCGAGCTCGGGGCAGAAGGGTTCCAGGGCGAAGCGCTCGGCGAGCACCTCGAGGCAGTAGCGGGAGCGCTTGTGCCCGCCGTTGTAGCGTACCTGCTCCCCCGTCAGGCAGCTGCTGATGCCTACTGGAATCCGCCGCTCGTCCGTCACCCGCTCCCCCATCTGCTGCTCTCCTCCTCGTCTCCCCGGCTGCCGGGGTCCATGCCGCCGCCATTGTGGCATAGCCGTGCCGGGTTGCCCTCCCCCTGGCATCCTGCCTGCACTTAGGGGCTATCGCAGTTATCCATCGAGCCTTAGCGAAAGGCGCCGGGGACAGGTCGTAGAGGGGGTCCTATGCCAGGGATGGCATCGGTAGCAATGGGATGGAGTCCTCCCCACCCTATATCGGCGTCGTTGCGCCACACTGGTGGGCGAGAACACCAACCAGCCTGAGGGTGAGGAGAACTCGTCATGAACATTACCCGTGTCGGCGTCGATATCGCAAAGTCTGTTTTTCATGTCCACGGCGTCGATCGCCATGATCAGGTGCAGTGGCAAGGTAAGTACACCCGCGAAAAATGGCTGAATGCGGTCAGCAAGCGGGTGCCGGCGGGAGCCGAGATCGGCATGGAAGCCTGTGCCTCGTCTCACTTCTGGGCGCGGGCCCTGCAGGCGCGGGGCTATCGCGTCAAGTTGATCGCCGCACAGTTCGTGACGCCCTACGTGAAGAGCAACAAGAATGACCGGGTCGACGCCGAAGCGATCTGTGAAGCCATGGGGCGGCCCAGTATGCGCTTCGTGGCCGTCAAGAGCGTCGCTCAGCAGGATACCCAGGCGGCACACCGCATTCGTGAAGAGCTGGTACGGCAGCGCACGGCCAAGGCCAACCAGATACGCGGGCTGGTGGGGGAGTATGGCCTGGTCGCTCCGGTGGGTATCGGTCAGTTGCGTGCCGCCCTGCCTCGCTGGCTGGAAGCGGCAGACAACGGGCTGACGGATGCCTTTCGTGTCCTGCTTGCCGGCCTTGCCGAGGATCTGCGCCACCTGGATGAGCGCATCGCGACGGTCACGGCAAGCCTCGAGCGACAGGCCAAGACCGACCCCGTGGCCAAGCGGCTGATGACGCTGCAGGGTATCGGTCCACTGACCGCCACCGCGCTGGCC
The Halomonas sp. H10-9-1 DNA segment above includes these coding regions:
- a CDS encoding DUF523 and DUF1722 domain-containing protein; the encoded protein is MGERVTDERRIPVGISSCLTGEQVRYNGGHKRSRYCLEVLAERFALEPFCPELEAGLGVPREPIRLVGLEGESPRVVGTRDASLDVTERLEAVSRAFIEGHRHLRGFILMKGSPSCGLARVKVYRPDNGMPSHSDAGAFVRALRRHFPELPLEEEARMNDAVLRENFITRIYAYDDWKRHVEATPGYHALLQFHSRQKYLLMAHHVETYRELGRYLAESSRRPLAEAMAHYLQRFMAALARPATRKTHTNALMHVFGYLKEALDAETRQDLLTAIEDYRLGHVPLAVPIRLLNHYLKRHGSDYIRAQTYLDPHPYELGLRNTI
- a CDS encoding IS110 family transposase — its product is MNITRVGVDIAKSVFHVHGVDRHDQVQWQGKYTREKWLNAVSKRVPAGAEIGMEACASSHFWARALQARGYRVKLIAAQFVTPYVKSNKNDRVDAEAICEAMGRPSMRFVAVKSVAQQDTQAAHRIREELVRQRTAKANQIRGLVGEYGLVAPVGIGQLRAALPRWLEAADNGLTDAFRVLLAGLAEDLRHLDERIATVTASLERQAKTDPVAKRLMTLQGIGPLTATALAGALGDGKSFRRGRDFAASLGLTPRQHSTGGRDRLLGISKRGDSYLRKLLVHGARSVLRHVGTKDDGLSQWVRHLAEHKHANVAVVALANKTARIAWAVTRHETAYDASLASRLSA